TGTCTACCGGAACGAGAAGCCGGGGCCGGGGCGCTTTCGGCAGTTCATGCAGTTCGACGCCGATACGGTCGGCTCCGCCTCGCCGGCCGCCGACGCCGAAATCTGCATGATGGCGGCGGACGCCATGGAGCGGCTGGGGATCGCGCGCGGCGACTACGTCATCAAGATCAACAGCCGCAAGGTGCTCGACGGCGTGATGCAGTCGATTGGCCTTGCCGGCGAGGAGAACGCGGGCCGCCGCCTCGTCGTGCTACGCGCCATCGACAAGCTCGACCGGCTAGGCCCCGACGGCGTCCGGCAGTTGCTTGGCGAGGGCCGCAAGGACGACAGCGGGGATTTCACCAAGGGCGCGGGGCTCCCTCTGCCGGCGATCGACACGATCCTGTCCTTCAGCCTCGGGGGACAATATCGGGACGGCGCGCCGGCTTTCGATCTCTTCGGCCTGCTCGGCAAGAGCGAGGTCGGCGCCCAGGGCGCGGAGGAGCTTCTGGAAATCGAGGATCTCGCGCGCGACGCGGGCTTTGGGCCGGATCGCATCCGCGTCGACCCTTCCGTCGTGCGCGGCCTCGAATATTACACCGGCCCCGTTTTCGAGGCCGACCTCACCTTCGAAACCAAAGACGAGAAGGGAAATCCCGTGCGCTTCGGCTCCGTGGGGGGCGGGGGCCGTTACGACGGTCTCGTGGGGCGTTTCAGATCGGAAAATACGCCGGCGACCGGCTTCTCGATCGGCGTCTCGAGGCTGTTTGCGGCCTTGAAGCTGATCGGCAGCCCGATCGTCTCGGCGCGTCCGCATGTCGGCCCGGTCGTCGTGCTGGTCCTCGATCGCGACAGGCTCGCCGACTATCAGCGGATGGCGGCGCAGCTGCGGGGCGCCGGGATCGCCGCCGAAATCTATCTCGGCGCTTCGGGCATGAAGGCGCAGATGAAATACGCCGACCGGCGCAACAGCCCGCTGGCGATTATTCAGGGCTCCGACGAAAAGGCGCGCGGCGAGGTCACCATCAAGGATCTCGTCGCCGGCGCGAAGGCCGCCGCCAATATCGCCACCAATGAGCAATGGAAGGCGCTTCGTCCCGCCCAATTCGCCGTGCCGGAAGCCGAATTGGTCGAAGAGGTCCAAAAGGCGCTTAAGGAACAAATTTAACCTGCGGCGAAGCGGATCATTGCCACGCGCGCAGGCGCGTATAGTTTTGCGAAAGGGATAGAGGAGCAAACGCAGATGAATGGCGACACGCCCAAATCAATCGTCCATCCCACCGATCTCTCCTTCGCAAGCCAGGACGCCTTCGCACATGCGCTGCGCATCGCCGTGGCCTGCAAGAGCATGTTGCACATTCTGCATATCGAAGCGCCCGAGACCGAGGAGGACGATTGGGATCGCTTTCCGCAGGTGCGCGAGATGCTGGCGCGCTGGAAGATGATCTCGCCGACCGCGACGCGCGCCGAGGCGGCCGAACAGCTCGGCGTCAAAATCGTCAAGGCGTCGGTCGAATCGGAATCGCCCGTCGTCGGGGTCGCCGCCTACGTCGAGCGGCACCTGTGCGATCTTCTTGTGATGATGACCCGGCCGCGCAGCGCTCTGGAGCGTCTGCTCGCCAGCTCGGTCGCCGAGGAAACGGCCCGCGAGACGCATGTGCCGGCGCTGTTCCTGCGCGAGGACCAGAAAGGCTTCGTCGACCGGGAGACGGGCGCCGTCTCGCTCAATACGGTGCTGATGCCGGTCGAGGCGACGGTCTCGCCGCTCGACGCCTTCCGCCACGTCGCCGCAGTCGCGCATTGTCTCAACCCGGCCGCTGACGTCATGATGCTGCATGTCGGCGACGATCTGCCGCTTTTTGAAGGGCTGCTGCCGCATATCGAGTTGCGCCGCGGCCCCGTCGTCGAAACCATTCTCGCCTACGCGCAGGAGATCAAGGCCGACATGATCGCCATGCCGACGCGTGGCCGAAAGGGCTTGCTGGAGGCCCTGCGCGGCTCGACGACGCAGCGTGTGCTGCACGAGGCGCCCTGTCCGCTGCTCGCGTCGCCGGTGAAATAATCGCCGGCGCATCGCCGCTCACTCCCGAGAGGCCGAAGGCCTGATCGGGACGCCAGAGTCGCGGTCCGAATTTTGGGAGCCTATTCGGGAATCTCGCTCAACGCGCGAGCGTCGGGCCGCCGTCGCGCCGGTTTTAGAGCGAGCGCTGGAAATGCAGCACGCCGCCCTGCGCGCCTTTCAGGATCAGGTCATCGCCCTTCGTGTCCCAATAGGGGCCCGAGAGCAGGACCGCCCAATAGTCGCGCTCGAAGGCGGCAAGCGGGCCTTCACATTTGCGTTCGTTGACCGCCGGCATGGTGCGCGGTCCGAGCCGGTTGGGGCCGATGATGAAGATGCCCGACCAGTTCTTGCAGCCCGAAAAACCGTTGGCGCGGCCGGTTGAGTCGATCGAGATCCACATCTCCACCGGCGGCGCTTTGCCGTTGATCTCCTTGAGCACGAAGTTCTGGTTGTGCGGGAACGGCTGATAGCGCGGAATGCCGCCCGTCTCCTTGTTTTCGTCTTCCGGCTGCTTTTGCTCCGCGCCCTTAGGCGGCTTGGCGGGGCTCTTGGCGGCGCTTGGCGCGGCGGCGAGCGCAATAGCGCAGAGCGAGGCGGCTAAGGCGAGCAAAATCCTGTTCATCGCGTCAATCATCCTCCCCATCAGGCGACCCGCGCCAGTCGGTCCCGGGCCCGCGGCGCAGCGCCTTATAGCATGCTCGGCAGGACGCGGTCAGGCGGCCGGTGGCCGTCCATGAAGGTTTTGATGTTGATGATCACTTTCTCGCCCATATCGATGCGGCTTTCGATGGTCGCCGAGCCCATATGCGGGAGCAGCGTGACTTTCCCGGCCTTGGCGAGCTTCAATAATTTGGGCGAGACGGCGGGTTCATGCTCGAAGACGTCGAGGCCGGCGCCGGCCATCTCACCCGCTTCAAGCATGCGCACGAGCGCGTTCTCGTCGACGATTTCGCCGCGCGCGGTATTGATCAGAATGGCGTGCGGACGCAGATGCGCCAGTCTGCGGGCGGAGAGAAGATGATAGGTCGCCGGCGTATGCGGACAGTGGATCGACACGACGTCGACTCGCGCCAGCATCTGATCGAGCGACTCCCAATAGGTCGCCTCCAATTGCTCTTCGAGATCGGCCGAGACCCGCCGGCGATTATGGTAATGAATTGAAAGTCCGAAACTTTTCGCCCGCCGCGCCAAGGCTTGGCCGATCCGGCCCATGCCGACGATGCCGAGCCTCTTGCCGGTGATCCGATGGCCGAGCATCCAGGTCGGCGACCAGCCCGCCCAAGCGCCGTCGGGAATGGCGCTCGCGCCTTCGACGAGACGACGCGCCACCGAAAGGATCAGCGCCATCGTCATGTCGGCCGTGTCTTCGGTCAGAACGCCGGGCGTGTTGGTGACGGTGATGGAGCGATCGAGCGCCGAGGCGACGTCGATATTGTCGACGCCATTGCCAAAATTGGCGATCAGCTTCATTTGCTCGCCGGCCTGGGCGATCAGATGGGAATCGATACGGTCGGTGATGGTCGGCACCAGCACGTCGGCCGTGCGCATGGCCTCGACGAGTTCGTCATGCGTGAGCGGCTTGTCGCTTTCGTTGAGGCGCGTGTCGAACAACTCGCACATGCGGGTTTCGATGACCTCGGGCAGCCGGCGCGACACGACAACGAGCGGCTTCTTTTTCGGCATATCCCTGGTCGTGCCTCCGCGTTCATGTTGTGTTGCAGCAGCGTTTCTGCGATTGCGCTATGATCGTCGCCGCGTCGCCGCAGCGGATGAAAAGACGCCGGCGAGTTTCGCCGGCTTCAACCGGGTCTTAACGACGGTCAGCGACAAAACCAATACGCCTCCTCGGCGGACGCCTTCGACTTCCTAGCAGATGACGGGCCAAAGACAAGCGAGCGATCAGTCCACCATGTCGCGAATACATACAGAATCTGCGCCAATTTCGGCAGCCTTCTCAAGCGCTCAGGAATTTTTCCAAAAGCGTCGCCGCGCGGTTTTCGCCGCGCTCGTATGCGCGCTTTTTTGCGCAGCGCACGCCGACGCTCAGGAGCCGCAGAAGGGCCCGGTGAGCGGCCTGCCCTTGCCCCGCTACGTCAGCCTCAAATCGGATCGGGTCAATGTTCGCGAGGGGCCGAGCAAGGAACATCCGACTCTGTGGATCTACGAACGCGCTGCGCTCCCCGTCGAGATCACCGCCGAATTCGAAACCTGGCGCAAGATCCGCGATTCCGAAGGCGCCGAAGGCTGGGTGCTGCACTCGCTGCTCTCTGGACGGCGCACCGCCTTGGTCGCGCCGTGGAAAAAGGAGCCGCAACTGCTCGTCGCCGCCGATCATTCGACGCCCGCGGCCAAGCTCGGCCCCGGCGTCATCGGCAATTTGCGCAGCTGCGACGGCAAATGGTGCCGCATCGCCGGCAAGGGCTTTGACGGTTACATGGAGCAGGAAAATCTCTGGGGCGTCTATCCGGGCGAGAAATTCGAATAGTCAGCCGGATGGACCGCCCGGCAGGCGGCTCTTGAGTTTCTCCAACGCCGTCGAAACGGCGTCCCGACTGAAGGGCTTGGCGACGACCGGCGCATCGGCATGCGCCTCAAGCACGCCCTGTTCGCCGTAACCGGTCACGAAGGCGAAGGGCTTATGCCGGCGCTCCAGGACGCCAGGGACAACATGAGCCTTCTGGCCATTGAGGTTGACGTCGAGAAAGGCGATATCGAAATCTTCGCTCGTCGCCTTTTGCAGCGCCTCCTGCACATTGCCCGCGGTGGCGACGACGTGCGCGCCAAGCTCCTCGAGAAACATTTCGAGCGCCATGGCGATCACGGCCTCGTCTTCGACGATCAGGACGCGAGGCGTGTTCATTTGAGCACTTCCACGCCAAGAGGAATGTCCATCTCGCAGCGAAATCCTTCGGAGCGGAATTCGACCGCGATCCGCGCGCCCGCTTCGGACGCCAGCGATTTCTCGATCAGGCGCATGCCAAATCCTTTGACCGATGGGGGCGAGATCGGCGGTCCGCCGTATTCGCGCCAGACGAGATGGAGCTTAGGCGTGCGTCCTTGGGCGTCAATGCTCCACTCGACGGCGACTCGTCCGCTCGGCGCCGAGAGCGATCCGTGTCGGACGGCGTTCGTGCATAATTCATGCAGCGTCATCGCCAGGGCCGCCGCGATGCGCGGGCAGACGTCGACAGGCGCTCCTGAAACGTCGAAATTCTCCTGGCCCGCCGGGGCGATCGCAGTACGCACGAGTTCGCCGACACGCGCCTTCGTCCAGTTTTCACGGGTCAGCACGTCATGCACGGCGGCGAGCGCCAGCAGACGATTCTCAAAGAGCTCCACCGAATTCTGCTTCAACTCGCGCAACGAATGCAAAGCGATCGAGTGAACCGTCGCAAGCGTATTCTTGACGCGATGGTTGAGCTCGTGGATCAGAAGCTGCAGGCGTTCGCGGTCGCGTTCCTGTTCGGTGACGTCGGTGTTGGTGCCGAACCAGCCGACCACGGCGCCGTTCTCGCGCAGCGGTTCGATGCGCGTCAGAAATGGCCGGTAGAGCCCGTCGGCGCCTCTGAGCGGAAAGATCATTTGGAAAAATTCGCCGTGCTGGATCGCATGCGTCCAGCGCTCCAGCATCTTGGGCAGCACGTCCGGATGATGTACCGACTGCCAACCCCATCCCGCCATCTCCTCGGGCGTCGTGCCGGTATATTCGTACCACCGGTCATTGTACCAAAACACCCAGCCATCCGGTCGCGCCATCCAGGCAAGATTCGGTATGGAATTGGCGAGCGCCTTGAACTGCGCGTAGGTGATCTTGGATTCGTGTTCGGTCGCCCGCTGCGACATTGCTCCCGCCCCGCCCTGGTTTTCGAAGAGGTCTCGACGGCCCTGCGGCGACGTCGAGCTGCTTCGAAACTTGTCGTCTCCAGAATATAGGGCGGGCTTAGGCGCGGCGAAGACGCACCACGACATCTACGCGTGCGACGCGCAAACCTTCGGGCGGCTGGGGAAGATCGGAGACCGAGACATTCGCGCCGGCGATGTCGTAAAGCTCTCCGTCGTCTTCGAGAAGAAAATGATGGTGGTCGGCGGTGTTGGTGTCGAAATACACCCGGGCGCCGTCGACGGCGATCTCCCGCAGCAAGCCTGCCTGGGTGAACTGGTGGAGGGCGTTGTACACGGTCGCGAGGGACACGGAGAGATTGGCGGCGAGCGCCTCTTCATAGAGCCGCTCCGCCGTCACATGACGATCGCCGTCCTGGCCGAACAGCAACTCGCCGAGCGACAGCCGCTGACGGGTCGGCCGCAGCCCGGCGTCGGCCAGCAACTCTGCGACGCGCTTGCGCGGCGCACAGTCTGGCGGAACGGTCGAATTCGGCTCGGCGTCCATTGCAGCGGCTCGCGGTTTTCCACTCTCGCGGTTTTCTGCTTGGCATCATAGGGGGAACGGCGGGAAATTCAACGCCGCCCGGCTGTTGCGAACCCGTTTGCGACGGCGCTTCCGGCCCGGGCGAGGCTATGTTACGGATCGCTTCGCCCGGGAGCGGCCAAGAGCTGCTAAGAGCGGCGCCGCCGCCGGCGCTTATAAAGATAAGGGCGCGCCTTATAGCGGCGCTTGGGAGGACGGGCCAATAGGCTCTAACGCGAGGAACAAAGGACGATGGGCGAAAGGCGCTCCTCATTCGGCTACGAGGATTTACTGGCATGCGGCGAGGAGAAGCTGTTCGGCCCGGGCAATGCCCAGCTGCCGCTGCCGCCAATGCTGATGTTCGACCGGATCACCGAGATCTTCGAAGCAGGCGGCGAGCACGGCAAAGGCTACATGCGCGCCGAACTCGACATTAAACCGAGCCTTTGGTTCTTCGACTGCCATTTCAAGGGCAATCCCGTGATGCCGGGCTGCCTTGGCCTCGACGCGCTGTGGCAGATGGTCGGTTTCTATCTCGCCTGGCTCGACAATCCGGGACGCGGCATGGCGCTGGGCGTCGGCGAGGTGAAATTTTCCGGCCAGGTTCGTCCGACCGTCAAAAAGGTGACCTACGGCATCGACTTTAAGCGCGTCTTCAAGGGCAAGCTTGTGCTCGGCATCGCCGACGGCTGGGTCGCGGCGGACGGAGAGCGCATCTATGAGGCGAAGGATTTGAAGGTTGGGCTCGCCAAGGCCGAGGCGCCGGCCGCCGCCTGAAGCGCACACAAAGGCGCGGGCAAGCGCCGCCAAGGAGTTGGACCAATGAGACGAGTCGTCGTCACCGGCATGGGGATTGTGTCGTCGATCGGCAACACCACGCAGGAAGTGATCGCTTCGCTGCGCGAGGCGAAGTCTGGCATCGCACGCGCGGAGAAATACGCCGAACTCGGCTTCCGTTCGCAGGTGTACGGAATGCCGTCGCTCGACCCCTCGACGCTCGTCGACCGCCGCGCCATGCGCTTTCATGCGACAGGCACGGCGTGGAACCACGTCGCCATGGATCAGGCGATCGCCGACGCCGGCCTGACCGAAGCGGAAATCTCCAACGCGCGCACCGGAATCATCATGGGGTCCGGCGGCCCCTCGACCCACACGCTCGTCGAATCCGCCGATATCACCCGCACCAAGGGCCCCAAGCGCGTCGGTCCCTTCGCCGTGCCCAAATGCATGTCTTCGACCGCCTCGGCGACGCTTGCGGTCTGGTTCAAGATCAAGGGCGTCAACTATTCGATCTCGTCGGCCTGCGCCACGTCCAATCACTGCATCGGCAACGCCTACGAACTGATTCAGTATGGCAAGCAGGACATGATGTTCGCGGGCGGCTGCGAGGAGCTGGAGTGGGAGCTCTCGGTCCTCTTCGACGCGATGGGCGCCATGTCCTCCTCCTATAATGATCGTCCGGCGACGGCCTCGCGCGCCTATGACAAGAATCGCGACGGATTCGTCATCGCCGGCGGCGCCGGCGTGCTGGTGCTCGAAGAATTCGAGCACGCCAAGGCGCGCGGCGCGAAGATCTACGCCGAGGTCGCCGGCTATGGGGCGACTTCCGACGGCCATGACATGGTGGCGCCCTCGGGCGAGGGCGCGGTGCGCTGCATGCAGCAGGCGCTCGCGACGGTGAAGTGCCCGATCGACTACATCAATCCCCACGCCACGGCGACCCCCGTCGGCGACGCCAAGGAAATCGAGGCGCTGCGCGAAGTGTTCGGCGTCGGCGACAAATGCCCGCCGATCGCCGCGACCAAATCCTTGACCGGCCATTCGCTCGGCGCGACGGGCGTGCAGGAGGCGATCTATTCGCTTTTGATGATGCAGAACGGCTTCATCTGCGAAAGCGCCCATATCGAAGAACTCGACCCGGATTTCGCCGATATGCCCATCATGCGGGCGCGCCGCGACAATGTGAAGCTTGGCGCGGTGCTGTCCAACTCATTCGGCTTCGGCGGCACCAATGCGACATTGGTGTTCAAGCATCCAGACGCATAAGTGCGCAGCGGCGAGCGTCATGGCCGGGCTTGTCCCGGCCATCCACGTCGAGACAATCCAGCCGGCGTTTAGGAGAAGGCGATTCTTCCAGTGGATGGATTGCGAATGACGCCAGCGGCGCTCGTGAACAGAGGTATCGCCGACACGGCCCACAGCGTCGTTCTTCTTTGCTGTCTGCGTCTCCGATAGGCTTAGGCCCAAACTTTCGATCTCTCCTACGATGACAATCGCCATATGACAGTTTCAACCGGTCTCCTGCAGGGTAAGCGCGGCCTCATCATGGGCGTCGCCAATGATCATTCCATCGCCTATGGCATCGCGCGCGTTCTTGCGCGCCACGGCGCGACGCTCGCATTCACCTATCAGGGCGAGGCGCTCGGCAAGCGCGTCAAGCCGCTCGCGCAGGAGCTCGGGTCGAACCTTGTGCTGCCGTGCGACGCCGAGGATATTTCAACGGTGGATCAGGTGTTCGCCCGTCTCGAACACGAGTGGGGCGAGATGGATTTTCTCGTCCACTCCATCGCCTATTCCGACAAGAGCGAATTGAAGGGACTCTACGCCGACACCTCGCGCGAGAATTTCATTCGCACGCTTGTCATTTCCTGTTTTTCCTTCACCGAAGCCGCGCGCCGCGCCGCCACGCTGATGAAGAACGGCGGATCGCTGCTGACGGTCAGCTTCGGCGGCGGCACGCATGTCATGCCGAATTACAACGTCATGGGCGTTGCAAAGGCGGCGCTCGATTCATCGGTGCGCTATCTCGCCGCCGATTTCGGCGACCGCGGCATTCGCGTCAATGCGCTGTCGCCCGGCCCGGTGCGCACCATGGCGGGCGCCGGCATCACGGGCGCGCGGGCGATGGGCGCGTTTCAAAAAAAGCATTGTCCATTGCGTCGGATGATCACGCTTGATGAAATCGGCGGCTCGGCGCTTTATTTGCTGTCGGAGCTGTCGGGCGGCGTGACGGGAGAAGTTCATCTTGTCGACGCCGGCTACAACATCATGTTGCAGCCGCGTCCCGAGGATCTCAACGGCGAGGAGTAAGGCGATGAGGATAGCGCTGTCTTTGGGCTTGGTCCTCGTTGCGGCGCCGGCGATGGCTGCGAGCGCGGATCCGACGACCGGCGCGGATATCGCCAAAGCCGAATGCGCCTCATGCCATGCCGTTGGATCCGACGCAGAGGCCAAGAGCCCGGATCCCAACGCGCCGCGCTTTGTCGATGTAGCGAAGATGCCTTCGACGACTGAACTGTCGCTCAAAGTTTTCCTGCGCTCTTCGCATAAGAACATGCCCAACATCATTCTCGCCCGCGAAGAGATCGACTCGCTGGCGAGCTATATTTTGGGGCTCGGCGGCAAATAGCCGCCAAGCCGATTGTAAGCTGTTCCGCGCGGTAAATTTATGCGGCCATCTTGCGTCCGGACATCCTGCGGCATTCCTCGGCGCAGCGACGGCATTCGTCGGCGCATTCCTTCATGTCCGGAATCGGATCGCACTCCTTGGCGCAGGTTTCGCAAGCCTCGGCGCAAAGCGCGCACATCTGTTTCGCCAGCGGCGAATTCATCAGCATCATTTGCGTGCTGTTGCGGCACATATCGGCGCAGGCGATCATCGCCCGGAAATGTTTGGGCTTCACATGCTCGCCGCCTTTCTCAAGGCAATGGGTCATCGCCATACCGAAGCACATCTGATAACAGTTCAGGCAGGCGTCGATGCAAGCCTGCATTTCCTTCGGGATCATGTGCATGATGGATCGTTCCTCTTAAAGGCCTTCGCCTTGCCGCCCCGCAGGCAGCTAGTTCACTCGCCTTGCAGGTCAAGATTTGTGGCGAAGGCGCAGGACCGACAGTCGAGCTTCGGCCTTTGGGCTTGGATTGTCGTCGCTGCGATCTTGCAGAGGGGCCGCGATCTTGCAGAGGGGCGAAGAAGTCAAATCCGCCAGCGGCTATTTGCGAGTTCCGACCACTAAGGCGCGGGCAGGGGAGTTTTCGCTGGGACCTGTGCTGATGGCGCTGCTGCGCGGCAAGGCCGCGAAGGCCGCGCGTGAACGGCGGCAAGCGGGATGATCAATCTTGCCGGAGGGTTTCCTTGCCGCGAAATTGGCGATTATCGTCGTGGATCGAAGGAGCGCGGACGTCATGACCGATACGACGACCCAACTCGCCATCCTTTCCGATGCGCTGGTCAAAATCATCGAGCTTGGCCCAATGGCCGCGGAAGGGAAGGCGTCGCCCGCCGATCTTTTGACCCGGTCGGGCGACATCGCCGCGCAGGCGCTAACCGCCGCCGCCACCTATGGTCGGTTGCCGTCATTCTCTGAGTCCGTCGACGGGCAACAGGATACGCATCCTCAGAGCTAGAATTGCCGACGGCGAGGGCTGAGCAATGGTGGCGGGTGGCGCGCCTCGAGGGCCGCCGCGATCATCACTGTTGGTTTGGCGCGGCTGGCTGACGGAAACGCCTCGAACGTTGAACTTCCTCTTTTGGCGACGACGATCGCGCATCCGTCAATGCGTCCATAAGCCCGACGACAAGCCGGCGCCAGACGCGGTGATCTTCGCGACGCGTCTCGACATGGCTCCAGACGGCATGGTGTCGATGACCAGCATGCAAGAATGGCGGACCGCATCCAGGGATCTGCAGTTCCGCCGTAAATTTTGCGTTGCGAGGCTTTCCGAGACACGATGCGCGATGACGACATCGCCCGAGCGGGAAACTCTGCTCTCGACGGTGGCGTCGCCGTGACCGAAAGGAACCGCCATTTTTGGAAGCGCGGCGGCCGTATTGCCGGGCGAGCGACGACGATCGACGTTGCGCAAGGGACGCCGAGATTAATTAGGATGCCGTTCTGATGGCGTAAGAGAAGGATGACCCGCGTGGCCCACGAGCATCGGCATGATCACGCCTCGCATGAGGAATCGAGATCCGCCCGCGCCGGCGGCGCAACCGAACATTCGGCTCACGGCGATACACGCGCGTCGGACGTCATCTACACATGCCCGATGCGTCCGCAGATTCGCCAGATCGGCCCCGGCAATTGTCCGATCTGCGGCATGACGCTGGAGCCGCTGGTCGCTTCAACTGAAGCCGAACCGAACGCCGAACTCGTAGATATGACCAGGCGGTTCTGGATCGGGCTGGCGTTGGCGGCGCCGGTGCTCGTCTTGGAGATGGGCGGCCATTTATTCAATCTGCATCGCTTGCTAGCGCCGCAGGCGTCGAACTGGCTACAGCTCATTTTGGCGACCCCGGTCGTGCTCTGGGCTGGCTGGCCGTTTTTCGTTCGAGGCGCGCAGTCGCTCGTGACACGTAATCTGAATATGTTCACGCTCATCGCCATGGGAACGGGCGTCGCCTGGATTTACAGCGTCGCCGCAACATTCGCGCCGTCTCTTTTTCCACCTGCATTTCGCAACATCGACGGCTCTGTCCCGATCTATTTCGAAGCGGCGGCGGTGATCACCGTCCTGGTTCTGCTTGGACAAGTTCTTGAATTGCGCGCGCGGGAACAGACCGGCGGCGCCATACGCGCGCTCCTCGATCTCGCGCCAAAAATGGCGACTCGGATTAACGCCGACGGATCCGACGAAGAGATTGTGCTGGATCTTGTGAAGGTCGGCGAGCGCCTGCGCGTCCGTCCAGGAGAAAAGGTTCCTGTGGACGGCGAACTCGTCGAGGGCCGCAGTTCGGTCGATGAGTCCATGGTCACCGGCGAATCCATGCCGGTGACCAAGACTGCAGGCGACAACGTCATTGGCGGCACGCTCAATCAGACTGGCGGCTTTGTGATGCGCGCCGAGAAGGTTGGCCACGACACCGTGCTCTCGAGGATTGTCGAGATGGTCGCATCGGCGCAGAGAAGCCGCGCGCCAATACAACGCCTCGCCGACCAAGTGGCGGGATGGTTCGTGCCCGTCGTCATTCTCATCGCCGTTCTTGCATTTCTTGCCTGGGCGATCTGGGGACCGGAACCACGCATGACGTATGGCCTTGTTGCGGCGGTCTCCGTTCTCATCATCGCCTGCCCCTGCGCGCTCGGTCTTGCGACGCCGATGTCGATCATGGTCGGCGTGGGACGCGGCGCGCAGTCGGGCGTGCTGATAAAAAGCGCCGAGGCGCTGGAGCGCTTGGAAAAAATAGACACGCTGGTGGTGGACAAGACCGGGACGCTCACCGAAGGCAAGCCGCGCGTCACGGCCATCCGCGTCGTTGCGGGCGTCGCAGAGAACGATCTATTGGCGACGGCGGCGAGTCTTGAACGCGCCAGCGAGCATCCGCTGGCGCTGGCGATCGTTCAGGCGGCAGAAGAGCGCGGTCTCGCGCTCGAGGGCGCGACGGATTTCGATTCCCCCGTGGGCAAGGGCGTCATCGGCCGCGTCGAAGGCAATGCGGTCGCGATCGGCAATCGTCGATACCTCGTGGAGCTCGGCGTCGATGCGACGCCGCTCGATAGCGACGCTGAACGCCTCCGGGAAGA
This window of the Methylocystis hirsuta genome carries:
- a CDS encoding 2-hydroxyacid dehydrogenase, with the translated sequence MPKKKPLVVVSRRLPEVIETRMCELFDTRLNESDKPLTHDELVEAMRTADVLVPTITDRIDSHLIAQAGEQMKLIANFGNGVDNIDVASALDRSITVTNTPGVLTEDTADMTMALILSVARRLVEGASAIPDGAWAGWSPTWMLGHRITGKRLGIVGMGRIGQALARRAKSFGLSIHYHNRRRVSADLEEQLEATYWESLDQMLARVDVVSIHCPHTPATYHLLSARRLAHLRPHAILINTARGEIVDENALVRMLEAGEMAGAGLDVFEHEPAVSPKLLKLAKAGKVTLLPHMGSATIESRIDMGEKVIINIKTFMDGHRPPDRVLPSML
- a CDS encoding response regulator, which produces MNTPRVLIVEDEAVIAMALEMFLEELGAHVVATAGNVQEALQKATSEDFDIAFLDVNLNGQKAHVVPGVLERRHKPFAFVTGYGEQGVLEAHADAPVVAKPFSRDAVSTALEKLKSRLPGGPSG
- a CDS encoding universal stress protein, giving the protein MNGDTPKSIVHPTDLSFASQDAFAHALRIAVACKSMLHILHIEAPETEEDDWDRFPQVREMLARWKMISPTATRAEAAEQLGVKIVKASVESESPVVGVAAYVERHLCDLLVMMTRPRSALERLLASSVAEETARETHVPALFLREDQKGFVDRETGAVSLNTVLMPVEATVSPLDAFRHVAAVAHCLNPAADVMMLHVGDDLPLFEGLLPHIELRRGPVVETILAYAQEIKADMIAMPTRGRKGLLEALRGSTTQRVLHEAPCPLLASPVK
- a CDS encoding sensor histidine kinase; the protein is MSQRATEHESKITYAQFKALANSIPNLAWMARPDGWVFWYNDRWYEYTGTTPEEMAGWGWQSVHHPDVLPKMLERWTHAIQHGEFFQMIFPLRGADGLYRPFLTRIEPLRENGAVVGWFGTNTDVTEQERDRERLQLLIHELNHRVKNTLATVHSIALHSLRELKQNSVELFENRLLALAAVHDVLTRENWTKARVGELVRTAIAPAGQENFDVSGAPVDVCPRIAAALAMTLHELCTNAVRHGSLSAPSGRVAVEWSIDAQGRTPKLHLVWREYGGPPISPPSVKGFGMRLIEKSLASEAGARIAVEFRSEGFRCEMDIPLGVEVLK
- a CDS encoding META domain-containing protein, whose product is MNRILLALAASLCAIALAAAPSAAKSPAKPPKGAEQKQPEDENKETGGIPRYQPFPHNQNFVLKEINGKAPPVEMWISIDSTGRANGFSGCKNWSGIFIIGPNRLGPRTMPAVNERKCEGPLAAFERDYWAVLLSGPYWDTKGDDLILKGAQGGVLHFQRSL
- the fabA gene encoding 3-hydroxyacyl-[acyl-carrier-protein] dehydratase FabA, which translates into the protein MGERRSSFGYEDLLACGEEKLFGPGNAQLPLPPMLMFDRITEIFEAGGEHGKGYMRAELDIKPSLWFFDCHFKGNPVMPGCLGLDALWQMVGFYLAWLDNPGRGMALGVGEVKFSGQVRPTVKKVTYGIDFKRVFKGKLVLGIADGWVAADGERIYEAKDLKVGLAKAEAPAAA
- the irrA gene encoding iron response transcriptional regulator IrrA, which codes for MDAEPNSTVPPDCAPRKRVAELLADAGLRPTRQRLSLGELLFGQDGDRHVTAERLYEEALAANLSVSLATVYNALHQFTQAGLLREIAVDGARVYFDTNTADHHHFLLEDDGELYDIAGANVSVSDLPQPPEGLRVARVDVVVRLRRA
- a CDS encoding SH3 domain-containing protein, which translates into the protein MTGQRQASDQSTMSRIHTESAPISAAFSSAQEFFQKRRRAVFAALVCALFCAAHADAQEPQKGPVSGLPLPRYVSLKSDRVNVREGPSKEHPTLWIYERAALPVEITAEFETWRKIRDSEGAEGWVLHSLLSGRRTALVAPWKKEPQLLVAADHSTPAAKLGPGVIGNLRSCDGKWCRIAGKGFDGYMEQENLWGVYPGEKFE
- the hisS gene encoding histidine--tRNA ligase; translated protein: MPKEENKTKVEARTPRGLADREAGELAATGRMLDVIREVYELYGFEALETPAIEYTDALGKFLPDQDRPNEGVFSFQDDDEQWLSLRYDLTAPLARFVAQNFDRLPKPYRSYRVGHVYRNEKPGPGRFRQFMQFDADTVGSASPAADAEICMMAADAMERLGIARGDYVIKINSRKVLDGVMQSIGLAGEENAGRRLVVLRAIDKLDRLGPDGVRQLLGEGRKDDSGDFTKGAGLPLPAIDTILSFSLGGQYRDGAPAFDLFGLLGKSEVGAQGAEELLEIEDLARDAGFGPDRIRVDPSVVRGLEYYTGPVFEADLTFETKDEKGNPVRFGSVGGGGRYDGLVGRFRSENTPATGFSIGVSRLFAALKLIGSPIVSARPHVGPVVVLVLDRDRLADYQRMAAQLRGAGIAAEIYLGASGMKAQMKYADRRNSPLAIIQGSDEKARGEVTIKDLVAGAKAAANIATNEQWKALRPAQFAVPEAELVEEVQKALKEQI